One genomic segment of Stigmatopora argus isolate UIUO_Sarg chromosome 3, RoL_Sarg_1.0, whole genome shotgun sequence includes these proteins:
- the slc25a44a gene encoding solute carrier family 25 member 44a → MQQKGAIQIIEWEDLDKRKFYSLGVLMTLGTRATVYPASLIRTRLQVQKGKALYSGTVDAFCKILRAEGVRGLYRGFMVNTFTLVSGQAYITTYELARRHVSRHSSSNTLKSVVAGGAASLVAQTITVPIDVVSQHLMMQGQGEHSGRFKAKPKMMLAAAAKRRLTFGQTRDISVQIFAADGFRGFYRGYVASLLTYIPNSALWWPFYHFYAEQLSVMAPSECPHLILQALAGPMAAATASTITNPMDVVRARVQVEGRSSVVDTFKQLLAEEGVGAMTKGLSARIISSTPTSVLIVVGYETLKRLSLRDELVQSRRW, encoded by the exons ATGCAGCAGAAAGGCGCCATCCAGATCATCGAGTGGGAGGACCTGGACAAGAGGAAGTTCTACTCCCTGGGCGTTCTGATGACCCTGGGAACGCGGGCCACCGTGTACCCGGCCAGCCTGATTCGTACGCGGCTGCAGGTGCAGAAGGGCAAGGCGCTCTACTCGGGCACGGTGGACGCCTTCTGCAAGATCCTGCGCGCCGAGGGCGTGCGGGGCCTCTACCGCGGCTTCATGGTCAACACCTTCACGTTGGTGTCGGGCCAGGCCTACATCACCACCTACGAGCTGGCGCGCCGCCACGTGTCGCGCCACTCGTCCAGCAACACGCTCAAGTCGGTGGTGGCGGGCGGGGCGGCCTCGCTGGTGGCGCAGACCATCACGGTGCCCATCGACGTGGTGTCGCAGCACCTGATGATGCAGGGCCAGGGCGAGCACAGCGGGCGCTTCAAGGCCAAGCCCAAGATGATgctggccgccgccgccaagcGCCGGCTCACCTTCGGCCAGACGCGGGACATTTCCGTGCAGATTTTCGCCGCCGACGGATTCCGGGGCTTCTACAGGGGCTATGTAGCGTCCCTGCTCACGTACATCCCCAACAGTGCACTATGGTGGCCTTTTTATCACTTTTATGCAG AGCAACTGTCTGTGATGGCGCCCAGCGAGTGCCCCCACCTCATCTTGCAGGCCCTAGCCGGTCCCatggccgccgccaccgcctccACCATCACCAACCCCATGGATGTGGTCCGGGCCAGGGTCCAG GTGGAGGGCCGCTCGTCCGTGGTGGACACGTTCAAGCAGCTCCTGGCGGAGGAGGGCGTCGGCGCCATGACCAAGGGTCTCTCGGCCCGGATCATCTCCTCCACCCCCACGTCGGTGCTCATCGTGGTGGGCTACGAGACCCTCAAGAGGCTAAGTCTACGAGACGAGCTGGTTCAGTCCAGACGCTGGTAG
- the skic8 gene encoding superkiller complex protein 8, protein MSTQYSILFKQEHAHDDAIWTAAWGKSDADGSETIVTGSLDDMVKVWKWCDEKLELQWTLEGHQLGVVSVDISHNAAIAASSSLDSHIRLWDLESGKQIKSLDAGPVDAWTVAFSPDSKHIATGSHLGKVNIFGVESGKKEYSLDTRGKFILSIAYSPDGKYLASGAIDGIINIFDIATGKLLHTLEGHAMPIRSLTFSPDSQLLVTASDDGYIKIYDVQHANLAGTLSGHGSWVLNVAFSPDNTHFVSSSSDKSVKVWDASSRACINTFFDHQDQVWSVKYNSNGSKIISAGDDRAIHIYDCPM, encoded by the exons ATGAGTACCCAG TACAGCATTCTTTTTAAACAGGAGCACG CACACGATGATGCAATTTGGACGGCGGCGTGGGGGAAAAGTGATGCGGACGGTTCGGAAACAATTGTCACTGGCTCTCTTGACGACATGGTCAAAGTGTGGAAATG GTGTGACGAAAAACTGGAGCTGCAGTGGACTCTGGAGGGCCATCAACTGGGCGTGGTGTCGGTGGACATCAGCCACAACGCCGCCATCGCCGCCTCCAGTTCGCTGGACTCGCACATTCGACTCTGGGATCTGGAGTCCGGAAAACAGATCAAGTCTTTGGATGCTGGACCAG TGGACGCCTGGACCGTGGCATTCTCGCCCGACTCAAAGCACATCGCCACGGGAAGCCACCTGGGCAAGGTCAACATCTTCGGCGTGGAAAGTGGCAAGAAGGAATACTCTCTGGACACCAGGGGGAAGTTCATCCTTAGCATCGCTTAC AGCCCGGATGGTAAATATTTGGCCAGCGGGGCCATTGACGGGATCATCAACATCTTTGACATCGCTACTGGGAAGCTCCTCCACACGCTGGAAG GGCACGCCATGCCCATCCGCTCGCTGACTTTTTCTCCCGACTCACAACTGCTGGTAACGGCATCTGACGACGGCTACATCAAGATTTATGACGT gcaaCACGCTAACCTGGCCGGTACGCTGAGCGGCCACGGATCCTGGGTTCTCAACGTAGCTTTCTCCCCAGATAATACACATTTTGTTTCCag ctcTTCGGACAAAAGCGTCAAAGTCTGGGACGCCAGTTCCCGAGCGTGCATCAACACCTTCTTTGACCACCAAGACCAG GTGTGGAGCGTCAAATACAACAGCAACGGTTCCAAAATCATTTCGGCCGGTGACGATCGTGCCATTCATATTTACGACTGCCCCATGTGA